The Methanocorpusculum vombati genome includes a window with the following:
- a CDS encoding valine--tRNA ligase, translated as MSLPEELPKTYDFTAVEKRWLAEWNDTDFYFDTHSKKPQYIIDTPPPYPTGKLHIGHALNWVYMDIIARYKRMTGYNVMFPQGWDCHGLPTEVKVEETHNITKNDVSREEFRRMCRELTVENIEKMRQSLRTMGFSVDWSNEYITMEPYYYAKTQLSFLRMLKDGYIYQDEHPVNYCTRCETAIAFAEVSYYEGTTLLNFFDFDGLEIATTRPELLAACVAVAVHPDDDRYTDIVGKTLRVPIFGHDVTIIADDAVDMNFGSGAVMICTFGDKTDVFWWKKHHLPLRKALSTKGTMTALCGKYEGMTTKECRAAILADMKALGILKDQKQIDQRVGGCWRCKTPIEILSERQWFVRVKGDEIVKAAREIKWYPEHMLQRLENWAEQMEWDWCISRQRLFATPIPVWFCDKCGEMILPDEADLPIDPTIDKPKHACPKCGGTSFTGETDVLDTWMDSSITDLHVTGWDGSGMPPHFPAQIRPQGHDIIRTWAFYTILRSMALLGEKPWDGILINGMVLGEDGFKMSKSRGNVIGPEDVMGPYGVDALRQWAAAGSSTGQDIQFNWNDVIAASRFQTKMWNIVRFSLMQINKESPVPETTTPSTLIDRWMLANLSQTIAEVTDAMENYLFDKGLKLIRDFAWNVLADEYLELVKGRLYSTDPDRAGAVYTLRTTMDALCTMLSPYIPFFAQECYHHLSGGKRIIDHPWADFSYTDADAVRDGELVVKIVGVLRKYKHDAGLALNAPLGEVTIYTPSHDVNDAGDLGRTVNGTVIWKAEEPSLEKKVGDVVFNKGVVGKTLRSKAGAFMAAVNALPDADKVTPPAAILVDGEETAVPEGAWTTSFVYSVSGEAVDVIMVDDVMITVRKA; from the coding sequence ATGTCACTCCCAGAGGAGCTTCCCAAAACATACGACTTTACCGCCGTCGAAAAACGGTGGCTTGCCGAATGGAACGATACCGATTTCTACTTCGATACGCACTCCAAAAAACCCCAATACATCATCGACACCCCGCCGCCGTATCCGACCGGCAAACTCCACATAGGCCACGCCTTAAACTGGGTTTACATGGATATCATCGCCCGGTACAAACGCATGACCGGCTACAACGTCATGTTCCCGCAGGGATGGGACTGTCACGGCCTCCCGACCGAAGTCAAGGTCGAAGAGACCCACAACATCACCAAAAACGACGTCTCCCGCGAAGAATTCCGCCGCATGTGCCGTGAACTCACCGTCGAAAACATCGAAAAGATGCGGCAGTCCCTGCGCACCATGGGATTCTCCGTTGACTGGAGCAACGAATATATCACCATGGAGCCGTACTACTACGCCAAAACGCAGCTCTCCTTCCTGCGCATGCTTAAAGACGGCTACATCTATCAGGACGAACACCCGGTCAACTACTGCACCCGCTGCGAAACCGCAATTGCCTTCGCCGAGGTATCCTACTACGAAGGAACCACGCTCCTCAACTTCTTCGACTTCGACGGTCTGGAAATTGCCACCACCCGTCCCGAACTCCTCGCCGCCTGCGTTGCCGTTGCCGTTCACCCCGACGACGACCGCTACACCGACATCGTCGGCAAAACACTTCGTGTGCCGATCTTCGGCCACGACGTTACCATCATCGCCGACGACGCCGTTGACATGAACTTCGGTTCGGGTGCGGTGATGATCTGTACGTTCGGTGACAAAACCGATGTGTTCTGGTGGAAGAAACACCACCTCCCGCTCCGGAAAGCGCTCTCCACCAAAGGAACCATGACCGCCCTCTGCGGCAAATACGAAGGCATGACCACCAAGGAATGCCGCGCGGCAATTCTTGCCGACATGAAAGCGCTCGGCATCCTCAAAGATCAAAAACAGATCGACCAGCGCGTCGGCGGCTGCTGGAGATGCAAGACCCCGATCGAAATCCTCTCCGAACGTCAGTGGTTCGTCCGGGTCAAAGGAGACGAGATCGTCAAAGCTGCCCGCGAGATCAAATGGTATCCCGAACACATGCTCCAGCGCCTCGAAAACTGGGCGGAACAGATGGAATGGGACTGGTGCATCTCCCGTCAGCGGCTGTTTGCCACCCCGATCCCGGTCTGGTTCTGTGACAAATGCGGCGAAATGATTCTCCCCGACGAAGCAGACCTCCCGATCGACCCGACCATCGACAAACCAAAACACGCCTGCCCGAAATGCGGCGGGACCTCGTTTACCGGCGAAACGGATGTACTTGACACGTGGATGGACTCCTCCATCACCGACCTGCACGTCACCGGCTGGGACGGCTCCGGCATGCCGCCGCACTTCCCGGCACAGATCCGTCCGCAGGGCCACGACATCATCCGGACCTGGGCGTTCTACACCATCCTCCGCAGCATGGCACTCCTCGGCGAAAAACCCTGGGACGGCATCCTCATCAACGGCATGGTGCTCGGCGAAGACGGATTCAAGATGTCCAAATCGCGCGGCAACGTAATCGGACCCGAGGACGTCATGGGACCCTACGGTGTGGACGCACTTCGTCAGTGGGCTGCCGCAGGCTCGTCCACCGGTCAGGACATCCAGTTCAACTGGAACGACGTCATTGCCGCATCCCGGTTCCAGACCAAGATGTGGAACATCGTCCGGTTCTCCTTAATGCAGATCAATAAGGAAAGCCCGGTACCGGAGACAACCACCCCGTCCACCCTTATCGACCGCTGGATGCTGGCAAACCTCTCGCAGACGATTGCAGAGGTCACCGATGCAATGGAGAACTACCTCTTCGACAAAGGTCTCAAACTCATCCGCGACTTTGCCTGGAATGTACTTGCCGACGAGTATCTCGAACTGGTGAAAGGCAGACTCTACAGCACCGACCCCGACCGCGCCGGTGCGGTTTACACGCTCCGCACCACCATGGACGCGCTCTGTACCATGCTCTCTCCCTACATTCCGTTCTTTGCGCAGGAGTGTTACCACCACCTCTCCGGCGGGAAGAGAATCATCGACCACCCGTGGGCTGACTTCTCCTACACCGACGCCGATGCCGTGCGCGACGGCGAGCTGGTGGTAAAGATCGTCGGCGTGCTCCGCAAGTACAAACACGACGCGGGTCTTGCCTTAAACGCCCCGCTCGGCGAGGTCACCATCTACACGCCGTCGCATGACGTAAACGACGCCGGAGACCTCGGCAGAACCGTCAACGGCACGGTTATCTGGAAGGCGGAAGAACCGTCCCTTGAGAAGAAGGTCGGAGACGTCGTGTTCAACAAAGGCGTTGTCGGCAAGACGCTCCGCAGTAAGGCAGGCGCATTCATGGCAGCAGTCAATGCCCTGCCCGATGCGGACAAAGTTACCCCGCCGGCAGCGATCCTCGTGGACGGCGAAGAAACTGCCGTCCCGGAGGGTGCATGGACCACCTCCTTTGTCTACTCCGTCTCCGGAGAAGCGGTTGATGTGATCATGGTTGACGATGTCATGATCACCGTCAGAAAGGCCTGA
- a CDS encoding M13-type metalloendopeptidase, whose protein sequence is MKIGKRIGAALLVVVVLIAAAGCVATPQNETIVSPTGENAGSGWIVSDLAGSVTADMNISVQDDFHAAVNKEWLSSSKIPADKMMISTFTERNDEVTQEILALMDDTTQTSHEAKLVQQLYHDFIDMDTRNALGMTPIMPFVEDIQKIKTIDDLTAYLTDDKGKIAGAPMGVSIMADFKDSTHNAVYIGAPSLSLGNMDDYRNITPSGERQKAANAVSFQKLLIRAGYTKEEAANINEVLFALESKIASACDGLSASSVPGYQESIYNPVSTRELKELSPTFPVTDFLQPYISAGVDRFILTEPDWLEKMNELYTEENVEGFKAILLRNTLMAGAAVLDQECLDILTESSSAIAGSEIHPDLNQTAYETTSSLLDMAVGKMYADAYVQPKTKQDVEELITKVVAVYRERLQNTSWLGEDTRKKAIEKLDALKVRVAYPDDWSLYDYTGLTLKSKEEGGNLLTNVMAIKEMNREQNVQKALTPIDSNMWITTQAAPQTVNAFYYFLDNSINIPAGILGGDFYDPEASEEKMMGTIGMIIGHEITHGFDTGGSQFDKDGNLKNWWTSEDKAAFANRTAKVAEYFGQFEVLPGVFVNGQLTIGETVADLGGLSCMLEIAGTMEDFDYTTFFTSYATLWKEQASQNILELQTRTDAHPPGYLRTNAIVQQVQEFYDTFNVTEGDGMYLAPEDRLSVW, encoded by the coding sequence ACGATTTCCACGCCGCAGTTAACAAAGAGTGGTTGTCCTCATCAAAAATTCCTGCCGATAAAATGATGATTTCCACCTTTACCGAGCGAAATGATGAGGTAACTCAGGAAATTCTCGCCCTGATGGACGATACCACGCAGACGAGCCATGAAGCAAAACTGGTTCAGCAGCTGTATCATGACTTCATCGACATGGATACCCGCAATGCGCTTGGAATGACGCCGATTATGCCGTTTGTCGAAGATATTCAAAAGATCAAAACAATCGATGATCTAACCGCATACCTGACAGACGACAAAGGCAAAATCGCCGGTGCACCTATGGGGGTATCTATTATGGCGGACTTCAAAGACAGCACACACAATGCCGTCTACATCGGTGCGCCGAGCCTCTCCTTAGGCAACATGGACGACTACCGCAACATAACTCCTTCCGGAGAGCGTCAGAAAGCAGCAAATGCCGTATCATTCCAAAAACTCCTCATACGCGCCGGCTACACCAAAGAAGAAGCCGCGAATATCAATGAGGTACTCTTCGCACTGGAAAGCAAAATTGCATCAGCCTGCGACGGATTATCCGCCTCATCGGTTCCGGGATATCAGGAGTCGATCTATAACCCGGTCTCAACCCGGGAACTGAAAGAACTCTCACCGACATTTCCGGTAACAGATTTCCTTCAGCCCTATATTAGTGCAGGTGTTGACCGGTTCATTCTGACCGAGCCGGACTGGCTTGAGAAGATGAACGAACTCTACACAGAGGAAAATGTTGAGGGATTCAAAGCAATCCTCCTCCGCAATACCCTGATGGCCGGTGCCGCAGTACTGGATCAGGAGTGTCTGGATATCCTGACGGAGTCCTCAAGCGCGATAGCCGGGAGTGAGATTCACCCTGATCTGAATCAGACCGCGTACGAAACAACCAGCAGTTTACTTGATATGGCGGTCGGGAAGATGTATGCGGACGCGTATGTGCAGCCCAAAACCAAACAGGATGTAGAAGAACTCATCACCAAAGTTGTCGCCGTCTATCGGGAGCGTCTGCAGAACACCTCCTGGCTTGGGGAGGATACCCGTAAGAAAGCCATCGAGAAGCTGGATGCACTCAAGGTCCGGGTTGCCTATCCCGATGACTGGTCTCTGTATGACTACACGGGCCTTACCCTCAAATCCAAAGAGGAGGGAGGGAATCTGCTCACCAACGTCATGGCGATTAAAGAGATGAATCGGGAACAGAACGTTCAGAAGGCTCTCACTCCTATTGACAGTAATATGTGGATCACCACACAGGCTGCCCCGCAGACGGTCAATGCATTCTATTACTTCCTGGACAACTCCATCAATATTCCGGCAGGTATTCTGGGCGGAGATTTCTATGATCCCGAAGCCTCCGAGGAAAAAATGATGGGCACCATCGGTATGATCATCGGACATGAGATCACCCACGGTTTTGATACGGGCGGCAGTCAGTTTGACAAAGACGGGAACCTCAAAAACTGGTGGACCTCGGAAGATAAAGCCGCATTTGCAAACCGTACCGCAAAAGTTGCAGAGTACTTTGGTCAGTTTGAAGTACTGCCGGGCGTTTTTGTAAACGGTCAGCTGACAATCGGAGAGACAGTAGCAGATCTGGGCGGGCTTTCCTGCATGCTGGAGATTGCAGGCACCATGGAAGACTTTGATTACACAACATTCTTTACCAGTTATGCAACGCTCTGGAAAGAACAGGCGTCCCAAAACATTCTTGAACTTCAGACCCGGACCGATGCCCACCCACCGGGATATCTGCGTACCAACGCAATTGTACAGCAGGTGCAGGAGTTCTACGACACCTTCAACGTAACAGAGGGTGACGGGATGTACCTTGCACCCGAAGACCGTCTTTCGGTCTGGTAA